Below is a genomic region from Bradyrhizobium sp. 1(2017).
CGCCGCCAGCGCTTTCGCCCGCGGCCGGCGTCCCCAGGATCGACGGCAATTTGTCGCGGCCATGTGCCACCTGCGCCTCGCGCGTGGCGCGCACGGCGGCGAGCGCGACGACGTCGATCTGCGCGCCGGTGTTTTCCGCGCGCGACACGGCGCGGGTGACCGCGCGGCGCAGCACGGCCTCGAGCCGGTCGTGGCTGGAATGATGCAGATGATCCGCCTTGGTCGCCGCGAACAGGATGCGGTCGATGCGCGGCCGGAACAGGCTGGAGAGCAACGTGCTGCGGCCGATGTTGAAACAGTCGAGAATGCCGGCCAGCGCGGCTTCGAGATCGTGCAGCGCCGCGGGGCCGGAGTTGAATGCGGCGAGCGCGTCCGCGAGCACGATCTGGCGATCGAGGCGCGCGAAATGATCGCGAAAGAACGGCCGCACCACCATGTCCTTGTAGGCTTCGAAACGGCGCACCATCATCGCCCATAGCGAACCGTCCGGCGCCTGCCCGCCTCCGGGCAAATCGAGCGGCGCAAAGGTCAGTGCCGGCGTGTCGGCGAGATTGCCGGGCATCAGGAAGCGGCCGGGCGGCAACAGGCTCATTGCGAAGCGCTCGTCGCGGCAGGCGCGTAAATAATTGGTGAAGAGCTTCGCGGCCGTCAGCGTTGCCTGCTCGTCCTGGCGTGCCTCGGGCTTGAGTGTCGCCAGATGCGCGTGCCAGTCCGCGGCCAGATGCGCGCGCGGCGTCTCGCGCGACAGCGCGAGGCTTTCCGCCGACCATTGCTCGTAGCTTTTCTGCAGCAGCGGCAGATCCAGCAGCCATTCGCCGGGATAGTCGACGATGTCGAGCGTCAGCGTGCGGTCGGCGCCGTTCGGGCGCTGATAGTCGATCACGAGCCTGAGCTCGCTGATGTCGACCGTCGAGTTCGGCCAGCGCCGCTCCTCGATCAGCGCACGCAGATGGTTCTCATAGGCAAAGCGCGGCACGGCATCGTCGGGCTGCGGCGCCAGATTGGCCCGTGCGATCCGGCCTGATGAATAGGCCTCGAACACCGGAAACCGGCCGCCACGGGTCAGGCCATGGATCAGCGCGGTGATGAACACAGTCTTGCCGGCTCGCGACAGGCCGGTGACGCCGAGCCGCACCGTCGGATTGAAGAAGTGCTCGCCATAGTCGATCAGCGCCCGCGCCGACAGCCGCGCTTCTTCGACCATATCCTGGAAACTGAATGCCATATGAACGTTAACGGATTTCGGGCGAGCGGGATGTGTGACCGTTCACAAAAGTGGCAATTGCGTGAGGAAAATCAAGCTTCATACTTCCACCGCCTTTGTCGGCAAATCAGCGATTGAACGACGTGCCGATCTCGGAAGACCCATCGAAGAGGACATTGTCTCAGCGTTTGCGGATTGCCATGACCGTCTTCCAACTGAAACAGCTCGCCTCCACCTCCGTCCACGCCGCAGCCGATGCAATCGGCTGGGATTACGACCGCGCAGAGCTGATCGCGGACGGTATCATCCATGGGATCGGCGTGCTCTCCGGCATCATCGCCGCGACTGTGCTGGTGGTGCTGACGGCGATCTATGCCGACGCCACCGACATCGTCGGCGTCTCGATCTACGTCGCGGGCCTGATCTCGATGCTGGTGCTGTCGGCGACCTATAACCTCTGGCCGGTCTCGCCGGCCAAATGGCTGCTGCGGCGGCTTGATCATTCGGCGATTTACCTCCTGATCGCGGCGACCTATACGCCGTTCATCCTCGAGGTGAAGGACAGCGTGTTCGCGCTGGTGCTGCTCGCCGGCGTCTGGTGCGTGGCGATCCTGGGCATCGTGCTGAAGCTGCTCTATCCCGGCCGGTTCGACCGCGTCTCGGTCGGCATCTACCTCGCGATGGGCTGGAGCGGCGTGATGCTCTATGGCCCGGTGGTCAGGGCGTTGCCTGCGCTGGTGCTCGGCTTCATCCTGGCGGGCGGCCTGCTGTACAGCTTTGGCGTGATCTTCCACGCCTGGCGGCGGTTGCGCTTCCAGAATGCGATCTGGCACGGCTTTGTCTTGGCCGGCGCGGCGTGCCATTATACCGCAGTGCTCGATCTCGTATTGAGCTAAGACGAACAAAACGCGGTATTCAGAGGAGACGTCGCATGCAGGTGACCGGCAAGGTCGTGGTCGTCACGGGCGGCGCAAACGGCATCGGCAAGGCGCTGTGCGAGGCCTTTCACCACGCGGGCGCAGCCAAGGTCGTCGTCGCGGACATGGACGCCGCCAACGCACGGGCGGTCGCGGCCATGGTGGACGGCGCCGCCTTCAAATGCGACGTCGCGCAGGAAAAGGATGTTGCCCACGTCATCGAGGAGACCGAGCGGCAGTTCGGCCCCATCGCGTTGTTCTGCTCCAATGCCGGCATCGGCGGCGGCTTCGATCCGATGTCGGTCAATGCCGGCGGCGCCTCCGACGAGCCGTGGCAGCGCAGCTGGGCGATCCACGTCATGGCCCACGTCTATGCCGCGCGCCATCTGATCCCGCGCATGAAGGCGCGCGGCGGCGGCTATTTCCTCAACACCATTTCGGCCGCGGGCCTGTTGTCGCAGGTCGGCAGCCCGGCTTATTCCACCACCAAGCACGCGGCGGTCGGTTTTGCCGAAAATCTCGCGATCTCGCACAAGGCTGACAACATCAAGGTCTCGATCCTCTGCCCGCAGGGCGTCGACACCAACATGCTGCGCTCGATCCCCAAGGGCCCGCAATCCGGCGACGGCGACCTCACGCCGGAGCAGGTGGCCAAGGATGTGCTCGCCGCCCTCGAGCAGGAGACGTTCCTGATCCTGCCGCACCCGCAAGTCCTCGGCTACATGCGTAAGAAGACCGAGAATTACGACCGCTGGATCGGCGGCATGGCCAAGATCCAGGCAAAGATGCGGGAGGAGTTCGGGAAGTAGGGCGAGCGGCGCTGATGGCGCGCTCATGCTAAACAAGCGGTGTTGTCCCGGCGAACGCCGGGACCGATAACCCCAGGGAGAAATTTGGCGAAGACCGCCAGTTACTCTTTCCCATGGTACTGACACCGGTGCTTCATCGACAGATCACGCGGTATGGGTCCCGGCGTTCGCCGGGACGACGGCGGTGGTTAGGCCGCCGCTTCCGCTTCACCCTCCACTCGGCTCTGCCGCAGCGCCCGCGCATAGAGCATCATCCCCTCGCGCACCGTGCGCTGCTCCGCCGCCGTCAGCGTAGCCAGCGCGCCGCTCACCTGTTGCCGGCCGAACGCGTGCAGCGCCTGCAGCGTGCGCCGGCCCTTTGCGGTCAGCGACAAGCGCTTGCTGCGTGCATCCTGCTCATCCGGCGTCTCGCGCAGCTCGCCGCAATCGATCAGCTTGCGCACCAGGCGGCTGACGCTGGATTTCTCCAGACGCAGGAAATCGCCAAGCTCCCCTGACGTCATGGGCCCGCGGATGCCGATCTCCAGGATGGTGTGGACCGCCGACGGCGGGTAGTCCGAGGCCGCCACCGTCGCATCCATGAAACCGAGCTCGCGCACCATCAGGCGCGAAGCGGCACGAATGTCGTCGATCAGCGCCAGCTCGGCCATCTTGACTCCCGGCATATAGTTGTACCATACAACTATATGCGCGCAGCGGCGCACGCAAGCGTTTTGGAGTATGCCATGAGCGAAACTATGCCGGCCGGCCAGCGAATGAGGGGCAAGGTCTGCCTGGTGACGGGCGGCGGCAGCGGCATCGGCCGTGCCACGGCGCTGCGGATGGCGTCCGAAGGCGCGGAGGCGATTTTCGTCGCGGGCCGGCGCGAGGCCGAGATCGAGACGACCGCCGCGAGCTGCCGCGACCTGGGCGCGGTTGCGATCGCACTCCAGGCCGACATCACGCGCGAGGACGACGTCGCGCGCCTCGTCGGCTCGGCCATCGCGCGCTGCGGCCGGCTCGACGTCGCCTTCAACAATGCCGGTTTCCAGGAGCGTCGCGCGCCGCTGGAGGAGCAGGGCACTGACATCTACGACAGCGTGTTCGATACCAATGTCCGTGCGCTGTTCCTGTGCCTGCGCCATCAACTGCCGGCGATGCTCGCGCAGGGGCGCGGCAGCATCGTCGTCAACGCCTCCGTCAGCGGCGTGCGTAATCCCAATCCGGGCTTCTCGCTCTATTCGGCTTCGAAAGCCGCCGCGATCTCGCTGACGCGCTCGGCGGCGATGGAGAACGCGCCGCGCGGCATCCGCATCAACGCGATCGCGCCCGGCCGCGTCGTCACCGACATGATGCTGCGCGCTGGCGTCGGCGATGTCGCAACCGTGAGTGCCGGCCTGCCGCTACGGCGGATGGGGAGCGCGGAGGAGGTGGCGGAAGCCGTGGTGTGGCTGTCGTCCGACGCGTCATCCTATGTCGTCGGGCATGTGCTGGCGGCGGACGGGGGATTTTTGGCGTCGTAGCTTCGTGGTAGCGCGGCAAATTCAGTGTCGTCCCGGCGAACGCCGTGACCCATAACCCCAGGGAGAAGTTTGGCGAAGACCGGTCGTTGTTCGGCCTCCGGTACTGACACCTGCGTTCAATCGACAGATCATGCGGTATGGGTCCCGGCGTTCGCCGGGACGACAAATTCAGTGCTTCTGCCCGTACAGCACCGGCACTGCCGAATCCACGACGACTTCGACGAGGCTCGTGCCCGCAAACGCCATGCCGCGCTTCAGCGCTTCGTCGAGCTCTGCCGCCTTCGTCACCCGCACGGCATGGCAACCCATGCCTTCGGCGAGCCGGACGAAATCGATTCCCGGCAGCTCCAGCCCCGGCACGTTCCTCACCTGCATCACCTGGCTGAACGAGCGCATCGCGCCGTAGCCGGAATTGTTGAGGACGACGATTGTGAGCGGCAGCTTGCGCTGCGCCGCGGTCCATAGCGCCTGGATCGAATACATCGCCGAGCCGTCGCCGATCAGGCAGACGGTACGGCTGTTCGGCTTGCCGAGCGCCATGCCGACGGCGGCCGGCAGCGAATAGCCGAGGCCGCCGCTCGCCATCGTGTAAAAGCTGTCCTGGCCGCGCATCGGCAGGAATTTCTGCATCGCCGGCCGGTGCGAGGGCACTTCCTCGACCAGCGAGCTTCCTTCCGGCATCGCCTGCGACAGCGCATGCAGCAGGAACTCGACGGGCAGCGGATCGGCCGCCTGCGGCGCCGGCGGCAACGTGCGGCCCTTGGGTGCCGCGCGCTTGCTCTCCGGCAGCAGGTCGAGCAGCATCGAAAGCGCCGGCTTCATCGTTGCGATGATGCTGGTGCCGACCGGCGTTACGGCCGCCGCATCCGCATCATCGGTGATCTGGAAGATCGTCGCGCCGCCATCGAAGATCGCGGCATGGCCTTCGACATGGAAGGTGAACACCGGCGCGCCGATCACGACGACGAGATCGTGCTCGCGCAGCGCGTCGGAGAGCTGCGCGGGCGAGGCGTGCAGGAAGCCCGCAAATTGCGGATGCCGCTCGGGGAACGAGCAGCGCGCCGAGAACGGGCTGACCCAGACGCTGGCCTTCGCCTTCTCGGCGACACGCACCATCAGGTCCACCGCGCCGGCACGGTCGACACCGGGACCGACGACCAGGGCAGGGTGCTTGCTCGACGTCAGCGCCTTCACCAGCGCCTGCATCGCGTCTGGTTCGGGGCCGATCTCGCGGCTGACCTTGCGCGCCTCGACGGGAGCGGCCGCATGCGCCCAGTCGTCGATCGGGATCGACACGAAGGTCGGCCCGCACGGCGGCTGCATCGCGGTGTAATAGGCCCGCGCGATCGCGGCGGGCACGTCCTCGGGCCGCGCCGGCTCGACGCTGTATTTGACGTAAGGCCGTGGGAATTCGGAAGCGCGCTCAGCATAGAGAAAGGCCTGCAGCGGCAGGATCGAGCGGGCTTGCTGGCCGGCGGTGATCACGAGCGGCGTCTGGTTGCGATGCGCGGTGTAGATGTTGCCGAGCGCGTTGCCGACGCCGGCCGCCGAATGCAAATTGACGAAGGCGGCATTGCGCGTCGCCTGCGCGTAACCATCGGCCATGCCGACGGCGGAAGCTTCCTGCAGCGCCAGCACGTAATCGATGTCATCGGGCCAGTCGCTCAGGAACGGCAGCTCGGTCGAGCCGGGATTGCCGAACACCCGGTCGATCCCGAAGGCGCGCAGCAGGTCGAGCGTTGCCTGCTTGACGGTGACGGATCTGCTGCCGGTCTTGCCGTTTTTTGTCATCGTTTCCGTCCCTGTTGTTGAGTGATGGTAGCAGCCTCACACCGTCATTGCGAGGAGCGAAGCGACGAAGCAATCCAGACTACCTCCGCGGAGGCATTCTGGATTGCTTCGCTTCGCTCGCAATGACGATGGAGAGGCCGCGGTGGCTCACCACACCGCCGTGCCCTTCATCGTCGGCTGGCCCTCCGCGTTCGCGGTCCATAGCTCCATGCCCGCCTCGTTCTCGTTGGCGTTGATGGAAAACTCCGTGCCCTCGAACAGCGGCTGCACGCCGCGATAGGTGAACTTCCTCGGCGCCTTGCCGCTGCGAAGCCTGGCCGCCATCTCGATGATGAACGCGGCCTGCAACGGTCCGTGGAAGATCAGCCCCGGATAGCCCTCGACCTTGGTCACGTAATCGCGATCGTAGTGGATGCGGTGGCCGTTGAAGGTCAGCGCGGAATAGCGGAACAGCAGCACCGGATCCGACACATGCGTCTCGCGGTGCTGCGCCTTCGGCGGCGGAGGCGGGGCCTTGGCAGGAGCCGCCTGCGCGCTCGTCATCTCGCGATAGACGATATCCTGCCGCTCGCGGATGGCCGTGCCGCGCGGCGAGGAGATGCTGTGCTCGACCGAGACGAAGCACAGCGTGCCGGTCGAGCCCGACTTTACCTGAACATCGGCGATGCGCGAGGTTCGCGTCGATTCGTCGCCGACGCGCAACGGCTGCAGGAACTCGATCTCGCCGCCGGCCCACATCCGTCGCGGCAGCGGCACCGGCGGCAGAAAGCCGCCGCGAGTCGGGTGGCCGTCGGGCCCGAGCATCGACATCGGAAACACCGGTTGCGCCAGGCACCAATGCACCGTGAACGGCGCGGCATCGCCCGTCTTGGGCTCGCCGACCTCCTGGAACAGCGTCGCGCGCAGGCCCATGACGAGCTGCGCGGTGACGACGTCGGTGGCCTCCGTGCTGCGGCCGATCCATTGCCGCAAATGATCGATGTCGAGCTTCTCGGTCATGACGCCTCGCTCTGTTACTTCTTGGATTGGGGTCGTTCGCCGATGGCAGGGACGGCGCCATAACTGCGCGTCTCGCCGACGATGATCGGCGCCGGTGCGGGATAGCTGACGCGGCCGTTCGGCGTGTCGACCTCGATGCGGCGCAGATGAGGATGGCCCGTGAGGTCGGCCATGGTGTTGACCTCGGCGAAGGCGATGTCGGCATCCGATAGCCGCTTCAGCAGCTCGTTGCGGGTCATCTTGCCGAAGCTGTCCGCCACCGTCTTGTCGGTGAAGTCGCGGTTGCGCACGCGCTCGACCATGTTGGCGACGCGGGGATCGGCAGGCAGATCCGGCTGATCCAGCACCTTGGCGCACAGTGACTTCCACTCGCGCTCGCTCTGGATCGAGATCAGGATGTCCTTGCCGTCCTTCGAGGTGAAGACGCCGTAGGGCGCGATCGAGGGATGGCGCAGGCCCATGCGTTTGGGCGGATTGCCGGCCTCCGAATTGAGCAGCGGCACGGTGCACCAGTCCGCCATCACGTCGAACATGGAGATGCGGATGTCGGCACCCTTGCCTGTGCGTCCGCGCCCGATCAGCGCCTCCAGAATTGCCGCATGGGCGGTCGCGCCGGTCGCGACATCCACGATCGACATGCCGACGCGCGAGGCGCCGTCGGGGTTGCCGGTGATGGACGCAAGTCCGCTCTCGGCCTGGATCAGCAAATCATAGGCCTTGCGGTGGGCGTAGGGGCCGTCGTCGCCATAGCCGGTGATCGTGCACGAGATCAGCCTCGGATAGTCCTTCAGCAACCGCTCGCGCGAAAAGCCGAGCTTGTCCATCGAGCCCGGCTTGAGGTTCTGGATCAGCACGTCGGCGCTCGCGATCAGCTTCTCCAGCTCGGCGCAGCCTTCCCTGGTGGCGAGATCGACCACGGCCGATTGCTTGCCGCGGTTGAGCCAGACGAAATAGCTGCTCTGACCCTTGGCCGCCGCGTCATAGCCGCGGGCGAAATCGCCCTCGGGCCGCTCGATCTTGATCACTTCGGCGCCGGCGTCAGCCAGCCGCGAGGAGCAGAACGGCGCCGCCACCGCCTGCTCGACCGCAATCACCCTGATCCCGTCAAGTGCTCCCATGGCGCGCCCTCAGTACGAGCGGGGCATGCCAAGCACATGCTCGGCGACGAAGGACAGCACGAGATTGGTCGAGATCGGCGCCACCTGATAGAGCCGCGTCTCGCGGAACTTGCGCTCGACGTCATATTCCTCGGCGAAGCCGAAGCCGCCATGGGTCTGGATGCAGGCGTTCGCCGCTTCCCAGGACGCGTCCGCCGCCAGCATCTTGGCCATGTTGGCCTCGGCGCCGCAGTCGAGCCCGGCCTCGTATTTGCGGGTGGCTTCCTTCACCATCAGCTCGGCCGCGCGCATTGAGGCGTAGGCCTTAGCGATCGGGAACTGGATGCCCTGGTTCTGGCCGATCGGCCGGCCGAAAACACTGCGCTCCTTCGCATAGTTCGTTGCCTTGGCGATGAACCATTTGGCGTCGCCGACGCATTCGGCGGCGATCAGGATGCGCTCGGCATTCATGCCGGAGAGGATGTAGCGAAAGCCCTTGCCTTCCTCGCCGATCAGGTTCTCCGCCGGCACCTTCATGTCGGTGAAGAACACTTCCGTCGTGGCGTGGTTCATCATGGTGCGGATCGGGCGGATCTCCAGTCCGTTGTTCTTGGCCTCGCCCATGTCGACGATGAACACGGAGAGCCCGTCCGTGCGCTTCTTGACCTGGTCCTTCGGCGTGGTGCGCGCGAGCAGGATCATCAGATCGGAATGTTCGGCGCGGCTGGTCCAGATCTTCTGGCCGTTGACGATGTAGCTGTCGTTGCCATCCTTGCGCGCGAAGGTTTTCAGCGAGGAGGTGTCGGTGCCGCTGGTCGGCTCGGTGACGCCGAAGGCCTGCAGGCGCAATTCGCCGCTGGCGACCTTCGGCAGGTATTTCGCCTTCTGCTCGTTATTGCCGTGCCGCAGCACGGTGCCCATCGTGTACATCTGGGCATGGCAGCCGCCGCCGTTGCAGCCGGCACGCTGGATCTCTTCCAGGATCGCCGCGGCCGCCGAGAGCTTCAGGCCCGCGCCGCCATATTCCTCGGGGATCAGCACCGAGAGATAGCCGGCCTGTGTCAACGCATCGACGAAGGCCTTGGGGTAGGCCATCTCGCGATCGAGCTTGCGCCAATATTCACCGGGAAACTGCGCGCAGAGCTTGGCGACGGCTTCGCGGATGTCGGCGTGATCTTCGCTGTGGTGTTCTTGACTCATGGCGTTTCCAATCGATAGCGGCAGTTAAGATAACGCCGGCCCATCCTCTGGCGTTGTGAAAACATCGCCAGTCCCCTATGCTCATTTGCTATAGCGTATGGAGTAGCCTTCCAGGATTGGCAAGCATGGATTTCCGGCAGCTCAGAACCTTCAGTTGCGTGGCGGAGCTCGGCAGCCTGTCCAAGGCGTCCGACACGCTGCGCGTTGCGCAGCCGGCACTGAGCCGGCAGATCAAGCTCCTGGAACACGAGCTGCGCACCGAGCTGTTCACCCGCAACGGCCGCGGCATGGTGCTGACCGAGGCCGGCCGCCTGCTGTTGGCGCGCACCTCCGGCATCGTGCGGCAGATCGACCAGATCCGCGACGACATCCAGTCGTCGAAGGGACCGCCGTCGGGCCAGGTCGTGCTCGGCCTGGTTCCGACCGTGAGCTGCGTGCTGTCGGCGCGCTTTGCGCGGCGCAGCGTTGAAAAGTTCCCCGGCATCTCGCTGCGCATCGTCGAGAGCTACAGCGGCCATCTCGTCGAATGGCTGCATCGCGGCGAGATGGACCTCGCCATCCTTTACGGCCGCTCGGCCGATCTGCATCTCAATGTCGAGAGCCTCGGCCGCGACAACATCGTCGCGGTCGGTCCGCGCGGCTGCGGCCTGTCGCGCAAGAAGAGCGTCGACATCGGCTGGCTTCTGCGGCAGCGCCTCGTGCTGCCCAGTCATTCCCACGGTCTCCGCGCGCTGATCGAGCACGCGGCCGCCCAGCGCAAGATCAAGCTGAACGTGCAGCTGGAGGCGGATTCGTTTCGCGTGCTGACGAGCCTCGTCGAGGAGGGGCTCGGCTTCGCGTTGCTGCCGCCCTCGTCGGTCCATGGCGAGGTCGCGGACGGGCGGCTGGAAACCGCTGTCGTCTCGAAACCGATGACGCGCGAGCTCATTTTCGCTTCTCCGATCGACCGTCCGGCGTCGACGGCTTCGCTCGCCATCACCGCGCTCCTGCGCGACGAGGTCGCCGCCTGCCGCAAGGAAGGCCTGTGGGACATCAGGCTGAGCTAGACGCCGTGTCGTAGAACAGCCGTGCCCCGCCTGGCCTTCGCATCTGGCGCGACCTGTCATGCCGGAATTTTATAGCGGGGTGCCGCGCCGCACTCGCCGCTGCAGATTTGACACGCATCGGTGCCAAGACCTCGTCATTGCGAGCGGAGCGAAGCAATCCAGAATCTTTCCGCAGTGGCAGTCTGGATTGCTTCGTCGCAAGAGCTCCTCGCAATGACGGAGGACAGAGCTCAGGCCGGAATCCGCACCGGCAGCGTCTCATATCCCTTGATAAAGCTCGAATAGATCCGCTTCGGCTCGCCCACAACCTCGATGCGGTCGAACCGCTTCAGCATCTCCTCCCAGACGATCCGCAGCTGCAGCTCGGCGAGGCGCATGCCGACGCAGCGGTGGATGCCGAAGCCGAAGGAAAGATGGGTGCGCGGCCGCGGGCGATCGATGATGAAGTCGTTCGGCTTCTCGAACATCTCCTCGTCGCGGTTGCCGGAGACGTACCACATCACGACGCGGTCGCCCTTCTTGATGTGCTTGCCGGCGATCTCGGTGTCGGCAAGCGCGGTGCGGCGCATATGCGCCAGCGGCGTCTGCCAGCGGATCACCTCCGGCACCATGGAATCTATCAGCTCCGGATTGGCGCGGAGCTTGTCGTATTGCTCCGGGTTCTCGTTCAGGGCCAGCACCGAGCCGGTCATGGTATTGCGCGTGGTGTCGTTGCCGCCGACGATGAGCAGGATAATGTTGCCCATCAGATTGTCGGGGTCCATGTGGCGGGTGGCGTCGTTGTGCGCCATCAGCGACAGCAGATCGTTGCGCGGTGCGGAGCTGACGCGCTCGTTCCACAGCTTCGACATGTAGGCGTAGCACTCGTCCATCTCGCGGCGGCGCTCTTCGGCCGAGGCGACGATGCCGCTCTTGGGCAGCGCGGTCGAGACGTCGGACCAGCGCGTCAGCTTGCGCCGCTCCTCCCAGGGGAAGTCGAACAGGGTCGCCAGCATCTGCGTCGTCAGCTCGATCGAGACGCGCTCGACGAAGTTGAAGGTCTCGTTGCGCGGCAGGTTGTCGAGCACGGTCTGCGCGCGCTGCCGGATCAGCTTGGCCAGCTCGTCGAGATGCGTTGGCGTGAACATCGGCGACACCGTCTTGCGCTGCGCCGAATGCCGGGGCTGGTCCATGGCGATGAAGCTTGGATAGTCGTAGCCGGGCGGCACGTCGCGGATCGAGATGCCGCCGAGCGTCGAGTCCGAGGAGAAGATGCCGTGATTGGTGTCGACATGCATGATGTCGTTGTATTTGACCACCGACCAGTAGGGCTCGATCGGCGCATTGGTGCAGTAATGCACCGGCTCTTCCTTGCGCAGCCGCTCGAACCACGGCCACAGCGTGTCGTCCTGGAACAGCCGGGGCGCGCCGGGGTGGAATTGCGACAACGGCGTCGCATAGGCCTCCTCGCGGGCCCTGCGCATGCGTTCGGCCGTGTCCACGTTGACCGGCGCTTGGATGTTCATGGTCGTGGCTCCAGTTGCGTTCGACTCACGCCGCAATCTTCACCGGCAGCGTTTCGAGACCCTTCACGAAACTCGAATAGACCCGCTTGGGTTCGCCGACCACATCAATATGGTCGAAACGCTTGAGAATTTCCTCCCAAATAATCTTGAGCTGGAGTTCAGCGAGCCGCAGGCCCACGCAGCGGTGGATGCCGAAGCCGAAGGAGAGGTGCGTGCGCGGGCGGGCGCGGTCGATGATGAAATCGTAGGGCTTTTCGATCGCCTCCTCGTCGCGGTTGCCCGAGACGTACCACATCACGACCTTGTCACCCTTCTTGATCTGCTTGCCGCGGAACTCGAAATCGGCGAGCGCCGTGCGGCGCATATGCGCCAGCGGCGTCTGCCAGCGGATCACCTCGGGCACGAAGCTGTCGAGCAGCCCGGGATTGTCGCGCAGCTTGCGATACTGATCCGGATGCTGGCTCAGCGCGTAGATCGAGCCCGACATGGTGTTACGGGTGGTGTCGTTGCCGCCGACGATCAAAAGGACGAGATTGCCGAGGAAGTTCTTGGCGTCCATGTCGCGCGTCGCGGCGCCATGCGCCATCATCGACAACAGGTCGCTCTTCGGCGGCTGCGCGATGCGCTCCTTCCAGAGGCGGGCGAAATAGCCGGCGCATTCGGTCAGCTCGGCCTGCCGCGCGTCCTCGGTCGCAACGAGGCCGTCGGGACCGGGGATGGTGGTGGCGATGTCGGACCAGCGCGTCAGCTTGCGGCGGCCCTCCCAGGGGAAGTCGAACAGCACCGCGAGCATCTGCGTGGTCAGCTCGATCGAGACGCGGTCGACCCAGTCGAACACCTCGCCGCGCGGCAGGTTGTCGAGGCACTCGGCCGAGCGCTTGCGGATGTTGAGCGCGAGATTGTCCAGATGCGTCGGCGTGAACATCGGCGCCACGGTCTTGCGCTGGGCCGCGTGGCGCGGCGGGTCCATCGCAATGAAGCTCTCGCGGCGCAAATCCGGATCGATGTCGCGGATGGTGATGCCGCCGAGCGCGGAAGCCGAGGAGAACACGGCGTGGTTGGTCT
It encodes:
- a CDS encoding FAS1-like dehydratase domain-containing protein translates to MTEKLDIDHLRQWIGRSTEATDVVTAQLVMGLRATLFQEVGEPKTGDAAPFTVHWCLAQPVFPMSMLGPDGHPTRGGFLPPVPLPRRMWAGGEIEFLQPLRVGDESTRTSRIADVQVKSGSTGTLCFVSVEHSISSPRGTAIRERQDIVYREMTSAQAAPAKAPPPPPKAQHRETHVSDPVLLFRYSALTFNGHRIHYDRDYVTKVEGYPGLIFHGPLQAAFIIEMAARLRSGKAPRKFTYRGVQPLFEGTEFSINANENEAGMELWTANAEGQPTMKGTAVW
- a CDS encoding YcjX family protein; translated protein: MAFSFQDMVEEARLSARALIDYGEHFFNPTVRLGVTGLSRAGKTVFITALIHGLTRGGRFPVFEAYSSGRIARANLAPQPDDAVPRFAYENHLRALIEERRWPNSTVDISELRLVIDYQRPNGADRTLTLDIVDYPGEWLLDLPLLQKSYEQWSAESLALSRETPRAHLAADWHAHLATLKPEARQDEQATLTAAKLFTNYLRACRDERFAMSLLPPGRFLMPGNLADTPALTFAPLDLPGGGQAPDGSLWAMMVRRFEAYKDMVVRPFFRDHFARLDRQIVLADALAAFNSGPAALHDLEAALAGILDCFNIGRSTLLSSLFRPRIDRILFAATKADHLHHSSHDRLEAVLRRAVTRAVSRAENTGAQIDVVALAAVRATREAQVAHGRDKLPSILGTPAAGESAGGELFDGNTEVATFPGDLPLDPEPLFNGTDAFRGLSTRAAETSDFRFLRFRPPKLEREGTEEPTLPHIRLDRALQFLIGDKLS
- a CDS encoding SDR family NAD(P)-dependent oxidoreductase is translated as MSETMPAGQRMRGKVCLVTGGGSGIGRATALRMASEGAEAIFVAGRREAEIETTAASCRDLGAVAIALQADITREDDVARLVGSAIARCGRLDVAFNNAGFQERRAPLEEQGTDIYDSVFDTNVRALFLCLRHQLPAMLAQGRGSIVVNASVSGVRNPNPGFSLYSASKAAAISLTRSAAMENAPRGIRINAIAPGRVVTDMMLRAGVGDVATVSAGLPLRRMGSAEEVAEAVVWLSSDASSYVVGHVLAADGGFLAS
- a CDS encoding SDR family oxidoreductase; protein product: MQVTGKVVVVTGGANGIGKALCEAFHHAGAAKVVVADMDAANARAVAAMVDGAAFKCDVAQEKDVAHVIEETERQFGPIALFCSNAGIGGGFDPMSVNAGGASDEPWQRSWAIHVMAHVYAARHLIPRMKARGGGYFLNTISAAGLLSQVGSPAYSTTKHAAVGFAENLAISHKADNIKVSILCPQGVDTNMLRSIPKGPQSGDGDLTPEQVAKDVLAALEQETFLILPHPQVLGYMRKKTENYDRWIGGMAKIQAKMREEFGK
- the trhA gene encoding PAQR family membrane homeostasis protein TrhA; the protein is MTVFQLKQLASTSVHAAADAIGWDYDRAELIADGIIHGIGVLSGIIAATVLVVLTAIYADATDIVGVSIYVAGLISMLVLSATYNLWPVSPAKWLLRRLDHSAIYLLIAATYTPFILEVKDSVFALVLLAGVWCVAILGIVLKLLYPGRFDRVSVGIYLAMGWSGVMLYGPVVRALPALVLGFILAGGLLYSFGVIFHAWRRLRFQNAIWHGFVLAGAACHYTAVLDLVLS
- a CDS encoding MarR family winged helix-turn-helix transcriptional regulator — its product is MAELALIDDIRAASRLMVRELGFMDATVAASDYPPSAVHTILEIGIRGPMTSGELGDFLRLEKSSVSRLVRKLIDCGELRETPDEQDARSKRLSLTAKGRRTLQALHAFGRQQVSGALATLTAAEQRTVREGMMLYARALRQSRVEGEAEAAA
- the mdlC gene encoding benzoylformate decarboxylase; translation: MTKNGKTGSRSVTVKQATLDLLRAFGIDRVFGNPGSTELPFLSDWPDDIDYVLALQEASAVGMADGYAQATRNAAFVNLHSAAGVGNALGNIYTAHRNQTPLVITAGQQARSILPLQAFLYAERASEFPRPYVKYSVEPARPEDVPAAIARAYYTAMQPPCGPTFVSIPIDDWAHAAAPVEARKVSREIGPEPDAMQALVKALTSSKHPALVVGPGVDRAGAVDLMVRVAEKAKASVWVSPFSARCSFPERHPQFAGFLHASPAQLSDALREHDLVVVIGAPVFTFHVEGHAAIFDGGATIFQITDDADAAAVTPVGTSIIATMKPALSMLLDLLPESKRAAPKGRTLPPAPQAADPLPVEFLLHALSQAMPEGSSLVEEVPSHRPAMQKFLPMRGQDSFYTMASGGLGYSLPAAVGMALGKPNSRTVCLIGDGSAMYSIQALWTAAQRKLPLTIVVLNNSGYGAMRSFSQVMQVRNVPGLELPGIDFVRLAEGMGCHAVRVTKAAELDEALKRGMAFAGTSLVEVVVDSAVPVLYGQKH